The DNA window ATATTAGAAGGTTCAATTCTATTGTAAATATTTATTTCTTCATCTGTTGGCAATTCAACCTTTTCTCTTAAATGTGCAACGGTTTCATCCATAAGTAAAATTACTGGAACCCTATATTTTTCAGAGTAGTTAAAAGCAGCTATAGTGATATCAAAAGTTTCTCGTACAGAAGAGGGACTGAAGGCAATTATTCCATGATCTCCATGGGTTCCCCATCTTGCTTGCATTACATCTCCTTGAGAAGGTGACGTAGGCAATCCTGTACTGGGACCACCTCTTTGTACATTAACTACTACACAAGGAACTTCTGCCATAGAAGCATATCCTATATTTTCTTGCTTAAGAGAAAAACCTGGTCCACTAGTTGCCGTCATAGCCTTTAATCCTGTCAAAGATGCACCGATAATAGCAGCCATACTGGCAATTTCATCTTCCATTTGAATAAATCTTCCCCCGTATCTGGGAAGCTTTTGAGCCGATAACTCTGCAATTTCTGTGGAAGGAGTTATGGGGTATCCTGCAAAAAATCTCATTCCTGCTTTTATCGCACCCTCCACACAGGCTTCATTTCCCTGCATCAGTTTAACATTATCCATTTATATCCCCCTTCTCCAAGAATATAGCGTAGTCTGGACATCTTAACTCACATAATTTGCATTTAATACATGCGGACTCATCTTTTATATTTACAATTCCGTTTTTAAGTTCTAAAACATTTTTGGGACAGAATCTAACACAAATTCCACAGCCTTTACACCAATCCTTATTAATATTAATTTTGATAATATTATCTACTATCAATATTAGCCCCCCTTGAAGATAATATTTAAATATAATAACATTTGCACCAAAAGGATATCAAAAAGAATTACAACTTGCAATTTTTATTACATCTTTGTAATAATAGTCAATATAATGAAGGCTCAGTTTCATTTTATGCAATATTCGTTAATATTGTTATTTTGTATTATTTAACTTCTTTAAAAAATCATAATCAGTTAAGTCATAATGTAATGGAGTTATTGAGATGAAATTTTTTTCAATAGCACCTATGTCACTTTCCTCTTTATTTTCAGTTTTTACCAGTCTTCCTGATAACCAATAATAATTTCGTCCCATAGGGTCTTGTCTTTTAACATAATTATCTTCATATTTTCTTATACCTAGATGGGTAAATTTTATACCTTTTATATCTTCCATTGAAGCAGAAGGTACATTTACATTAAATAATCCCTTATTATTTTTTAACTTTTTCATAATTATATTTACTAATTTGCAAGAGTATTTTGCTGCACCTTCATAATTCATTTTATCTCCAAAATCTGCTAATGATATGGCTATAGATGGAATGCCTTGTATGGACCCTTCCATGGCTGCAGATACAGTTCCAGAGTAGAGTACATCTGACCCTAAATTAGGTCCATTATTAATTCCTGATACTACTAAATCAGGCTTTTGGTTCAAAATAGATTCTACAGCAATTTTTACACAGTCTCCAGGAGTACCATTTACACTCCAAGCATTTATTTGTTTATAATAATTTTCAATTTTTTCAACCCTCAAAGGATTGTGTATAGTTATTGCATGGCCTGTAGCACTTCTTTCTCTATCTGGGGCTACTACAGTTACATGTCCTAACTTAGTCAATTCTTCTGCTAATAATTTAATACCTATTGCATTTATACCATCATCATTAGATATCAGAATATTCATAATAAATTCCTCCTATAAATTATTTAATTATATTTAAAAATAAGCCCTGTTTAAAGGACTTATTTTTAAACGGGATAAACTTTATTGTCTATATTGGAAAAATTTTTACCATTTTAAGAAAATGACAATTATGACTTTTTTATTCCGAAGAATATTGGGGGATTATTCTTTTGGTTAATAAATGTATGTTTTATTACCGAATATAGTTTTTGATCCAATGTAGATATATATTCTTCTAAAGCTATTTTTTCTTCACTTCCTCCTGTATGTCCCCAATAGGACACTATAGCAATTATACCTTCAGGATTAAGTAACTCTAATAAATACTTTATAGCTTTTATGGTAGTTTTAGGCTTAGTAATTATAGTATGATCACCTTTAGGCAGATAGCCTAAATTAAATATTGCAAAATCTATTTTATCAGTTAAATACTTTTTTATATTTTCATGTCCGTCGTATATAAGTCTTGTTCTATTTAATAATTTTTTATCTGATAGCTTTTTCTTTGTAAGATTTATTGCTATATCTTGAATATCAAAGGCATATATCTTTCCATTTTCACCCACAAGTTTCGCCAATAAAACAGTATCATTTCCATTTCCAGCAGTGGCATCTACTACAGTATCTCCTTTTTTTATTTTAGATTTCATTAATTCATGACTAAAGCTTAAAGCGTTTTTAAAATAAGATTTATCCATATGTCAAGACTCCCTATTACAGCATTTTTGAGAAAAAAATTTTTCGGTATTTAAATATAGTGTATTGTTACTATTTAAACTATCAATTGGAAAAAAACCAAAGTTAATAAGATATTCATCTATTTCTTCAAAATAGATATCTTTTATTCCATGTATGTCACAATAATTCAAAAGAGCTCTCAATAAGCCATCTCCATATCTTTTATTTCTTTTGTTTTTAGCAATGAATAATAACTTAAGTAGACCTCTAGTATAATTTTGTGTTTCAATATTGCAAATAGCAGCACCTATTATTTGGTTATTATCTTCCATTATGAAAACAATATCTGTTTTGCATATATTAAATAATTCATCATTTTTAACTAAAAATAATTTAACATAATCTAATTCTTTTTTAGTCTCCACTTTTTTTGCTATTATCATATATATTACCTCCCACTATATATTTTAAACAATTTCATTATAATAAAAAAGCTTTTACTCAAAATATTGTAAATATATATTTAAACTTATGTAAAATAAAGCACATATGTATTGTTAATAACATAATATAGATATTGCTAGTGAAGAAGGAGGTGAGAAAATGGAAAGGATGGACATACCTAAACTCATTACATCAGAAGTTATTGAAGCAGTAACGTCTAATGAGGAACAACTTAAAAGCTTATTTCATTTAAATGATGAGGAGGGCTTTATAAATAACAATAATTCA is part of the Clostridiisalibacter paucivorans DSM 22131 genome and encodes:
- a CDS encoding 2-oxoacid:acceptor oxidoreductase subunit alpha, giving the protein MDNVKLMQGNEACVEGAIKAGMRFFAGYPITPSTEIAELSAQKLPRYGGRFIQMEDEIASMAAIIGASLTGLKAMTATSGPGFSLKQENIGYASMAEVPCVVVNVQRGGPSTGLPTSPSQGDVMQARWGTHGDHGIIAFSPSSVRETFDITIAAFNYSEKYRVPVILLMDETVAHLREKVELPTDEEINIYNRIEPSNIKQEDFKAYRVRKGNTVPTMTPFGGKYRYHVTGLAHDETGFPTNNKEEAEKLIERLVYKLEKNIDDISLYEEYRLDDAELAIISYGGTARSAKSAIDCLREQGIKVGLFRPITIWPFMENKVIQLGKKFKKILVVEMNLGQYVLEVERVASKYCDIFRYGRVNGKLIHPDEIISKVKEVYKNA
- a CDS encoding indolepyruvate ferredoxin oxidoreductase subunit alpha — its product is MIVDNIIKININKDWCKGCGICVRFCPKNVLELKNGIVNIKDESACIKCKLCELRCPDYAIFLEKGDING
- the surE gene encoding 5'/3'-nucleotidase SurE codes for the protein MNILISNDDGINAIGIKLLAEELTKLGHVTVVAPDRERSATGHAITIHNPLRVEKIENYYKQINAWSVNGTPGDCVKIAVESILNQKPDLVVSGINNGPNLGSDVLYSGTVSAAMEGSIQGIPSIAISLADFGDKMNYEGAAKYSCKLVNIIMKKLKNNKGLFNVNVPSASMEDIKGIKFTHLGIRKYEDNYVKRQDPMGRNYYWLSGRLVKTENKEESDIGAIEKNFISITPLHYDLTDYDFLKKLNNTK
- a CDS encoding tRNA (mnm(5)s(2)U34)-methyltransferase encodes the protein MDKSYFKNALSFSHELMKSKIKKGDTVVDATAGNGNDTVLLAKLVGENGKIYAFDIQDIAINLTKKKLSDKKLLNRTRLIYDGHENIKKYLTDKIDFAIFNLGYLPKGDHTIITKPKTTIKAIKYLLELLNPEGIIAIVSYWGHTGGSEEKIALEEYISTLDQKLYSVIKHTFINQKNNPPIFFGIKKS
- a CDS encoding GNAT family N-acetyltransferase, giving the protein MIIAKKVETKKELDYVKLFLVKNDELFNICKTDIVFIMEDNNQIIGAAICNIETQNYTRGLLKLLFIAKNKRNKRYGDGLLRALLNYCDIHGIKDIYFEEIDEYLINFGFFPIDSLNSNNTLYLNTEKFFSQKCCNRES